The following DNA comes from Castanea sativa cultivar Marrone di Chiusa Pesio chromosome 10, ASM4071231v1.
catggatataagtgaaatcagatctgaaaaactgagtttcgtAAATCTAGATAGATaagttatctatcgagcagctgtcaagtATCGGGCTAAAACtaccttttaaacctcgatagatgccatctgtcgagctagctgttgagctttaaaatacaacacttcttcatttatttcttggacagatttgcatggctttaactcttgacttgaacaacatgtttcttgaagacttaaatcatcttagatctacccaattacaagtgcaatgcgttttgtcaaagattaagtcaattctaaatgacatatgttcttaacacgaTTCACATATTTCCTaacaacttgtatttcttttcttttcttcttctttttttttctttttttttacgtaTTTTGGCTTTTCTTATGTGGTATATTTGGCTTTTCCTACATGGTAGCGATGTTGCTTTGATTGGACTCGTAATTCTCTGTTCACACCATCTCAAAATAAAGCTTATACTCGGCTCTATCTCAACTCAATGTGACTTTTACAAAGCTTTTCTTTTATCCTAATGTTCTCCATGGTGCTCAAAAGGCAAAAAAGCGTTTTTAGGGTGATCTAGGTTACAAAATCATGATCTGCATAAGTATGCGAAGAAGGcgaataagtttttttttcccaacattTTCTTATCAACCATAAATGGAATAGAGAATTATTCAGCAAATTCAagtttagaaaatgaaaattcttattatatttttttagttcatgtCAATTCCTTGTGATAATAGTAAGACATCATGTAGTGGTTGGGATACTACGGTAAACTATCATTTATctcaaaatctaaattatattaaaataataattaatttaatctcTTAATCATTATTCTAACACATTTAAAAGTTACAAATACACAATCTTGTCTGTTATGTTACGTAGTCATATAATTTGTACCTAAACATATAGACGGGGCTTGGCTCCCAATTGAGTGAAATAAGAGCAAATACTACGGTTAGCTCACAAAACTATAATAAATCGTAGTGTTAGTTTTGGAATAAAGGATAATGGGATTAGTGTGATGAAGGAGAAAAGAATCATATATGTTTTGTGCACTTGGAAACTAATGGACGTGTTTTGAACTAGCGTACATGCGTAATAATTTGCTGCTCTCTCCAATTGAAACCAAAACCTTCCAACTGATTTTGCATTGAATTTGTTGTACTAGCCAGTTAATTAAGGGATTAATTTGGCGTCACTCAAAGTCAAATGCATCATGCTTCACATGTTTTAGGGATAGCCAGACAAGTTAGTTGCTATATTAATATCCTCCTCTTCATTATTGCAGTATGCAAATGCAAGATTCTTCCATGAGCATGTAAACTTTGTGCAGTAGCCAGTAAAAGTTCATTTTGGCTTATTCTTTTGCAGATCTTATAGATTTGACCTTTCTTGTCATCCAAAAGTAGAATTAGTGGTAGACAGTGTATGAAAATTGCAGTAGTCATCATTAGGCATAGTCCAATTATTCCATAAATTTCCATCCATTTTTGAACTTTCATTTCCACGTACCCTTGCCTCATTTGAAAGGGACGATAATTAAAGCTACCTACTTTCACAGCTATTAATTGCATCTTCAAAACAAATCGTGCTGAGTCAcagtttgtttcttttctatatataatgACAAGCTACAATAAAAACCTACTTAAATTGACTCGATGATATATATAAGGCGGTGTTCCTTTATTGTACATAACTTGTGTTGTCTCTTTCTTACATTTTGAGCTTATTGATTCTTTTATAGGAATAGAAAATGCACCAGTAGCCATCAATCTTCTTTGGTTCGTTGGGAGTTCCGAgcttgacttaaaaaaaaaaaaaaaaatgtggctcTAGCAAGATTAACCCTCCATACTAGGCCGACACATgaccacaaacaaaaaaaagggtccTAATAATTAACAGACCTTGATTAGGATTGCACCAATTGACAGTTTTTAATACGAAACGTATTGGTAAGAAAGAGTGCAAAGCCATATACCACAATATCATTCGCCTTGAACAATACCAGTGGTATGTCATCTATCATGCACCAAAGTTTTTAAGTTCTTCATGGATTAAATTTTCAGGTCACGCGCTTCAGTCCGACCTCATCGATCCGCTACAGTAAAGCGTGTATGCGTAATAATTTGCTGCCTTCTATAATTATGAATCAAGAACCTTGTTGAATGATTTAGCATTGAATTAATTGCTCTACTAACTAAAGGCATTAACTTGGTCCCACTCTATTAATTGCAACAAGCCTCACGTGCTATTTTCTCTGGTTCTCTGGTTAGCCGGACAATTAGTTGCATGCCATATTGCCAAACCCAATTAGTACAATATCCTCCTCTTAAGCAATGTAAAAAACAATGGATTTAAATTCTTATCACACATTTGATATTATACCCATGTTCTCtttaaaattgtgtttcaaATACACGAAGAAGTTCATGTATGACAGTGTGTAATAAAGAATGTGTAACTATTTTTGCATTGTCTTTTTTACGGATTTTATTATAGATTTTATCTTTCTTGTCTTCCAAAAGAAGAATGAGTGATTTCCATGTACACTTAATCCATTTGAAAGGGACGATAATTAAAGCTACCTACTTTAACAGCCATGGCATCCCCAAAACGTGTTGAGTAACAATCAGTGTTTACGTAATTGGAAAGCTATGAAGGCCTTAATAATTAAAACAGACTTGCTGGTATACTAATCCTGTACAGGCCCTGATTAACTACATGCCATTAGTGAAGTaacaaaacaagtaaaaaaagaaagaagaaaaggaaagtaaCCCAATTGGTTCATTGATCAGGAAGCGTCTAGATCAAGATTTATTTAACAAACAATGGCTCCAAATTGTATAGCTtttaaaatatgccttataAATGCCTTACCAAGCATGAAGTTATCCACCAGTTTTCTAAAAATGGCAAGTCCCTATGGTATCACCAATGTCCCTAAGTTAACCATTGAAGCCGTGCAGACAGTTGTACCCTATAAGGTGACTGATCAGCGACGGCCAAGTCGGGTATTGGCCACGGACCCTATTGCTTCGGGGATATTCAGAAGGTGTCTTCACGTAGTTCTTTACTACAAGAACGTGAGTGAGGAGGATTCAGGGTGGATTTTTGCAGGTTGGGCTAAGGAATCACTAGGAAAAGCAATTTCCGAGCAGCCGATGCTTAGTGGAAGGCTGTGGCGTGTTGAGGATGGTAACGGAGATTTAGAAATTGTCTCAAATGATAGTGGTGTTAGGCTCATCGAGTCACAAGTCGCTGTAACTTTGTCTGAGTTTCTTGAAttcaaagaaaaggaagaagcagAAGCTCAACTTGTGTTTTGGAATGATATTGATGAACATGATCCTCAGTTCTCTccattattttatgttcaggTAAATAAGCTTACAtatccaggaaaaaaaaatatataaatttcttaacTATTCTTGAAGTTCTGTTAGAAAGCAAATGTTACAGGAATGGCGCCACGTCAAGGCCAGGTGGTCCCAAGACCACtttaacctaaaaaaaagaaaaattttatatataataattaaaaaaaatttatttatttacccttcaaaaataatttgagaacatcctcagtttttttttttatgccaataaaattaaattttgctctataatttgttctactttcaagcaaaaagaaaaagctcaaaaaaattttgaacaaaaaaaaaattgtaaaatagcaaGCCCAGACCCCAAGGAAAAAAAGCCAACCCAAACCCTCTACACCCAATACGCTTAAGCTGATTGATCAAATGGTTAAGCAAAACTAAAATCCtaacctaaaagaaaaagaacctcATCAACGACCAAGCACATCGGCGCCTCCGCCTCAAACTCAACAACAGCAATAGCAACAAAACACATCGGGTCATCGGCGATGATGAGATCAGATCGGAGATGAAAGAAAGAGATTGTGCCGTTGGCCTTGAGCAACAACAGACCCCGCCCCTCCCCTGGTCCTAGAGTACATCGACATCGGCGATAGCGAGATCAGATCAGAGATTTCCTTAGCTTGGCCTCGAGTCCTCGACGTGCTGCCGCGGCGTTGCCCTCAAGGTATTTTAGTTCtctacttctctctctttttctctatgtTGTGCTCTAAGAGTGAGAGCGAagctctctctctgtttctctttgAACTGAAAAATGAGATTCTCTCTTTGGAATTGAATAGCTTTATCTTATGTGTAATTGcctttatttgacattttagACTTTATCGGTTTGTGATTTTGGCGTTTTGTGTATTGTGAATTTTGTGTGTTGTGaatgttttatatctttaatgATTTGTGTAATGTTGATTGGCTCTTGTAACTCTTGTCTATTGAGTGGGGGGTGGATGGGGGTCATGGGGTTCTGGGATTGGATATTTGAATTGGAGAAGTGGACAAGTAGAGGTAGTAAAGGCATAAAAGTGGACAGGCAAAGGCAGTAAAGGCATAAAAGTAACtgaccaatacattataaaagacaaaaaattaagttatgtTAGGTAATAGGTTAAGCCGTGGATAATGCACATGGGGTGTGTGCTAGACGgcaaaacaacaataatttatgtatttgcgtgttttttttattgttgttgttgtcaatatataaatttctctttttattagattgtgcaATTCATGCTTTTTAAGGAACACCTTGAGAAAAATTCCTAAAGCCGTCACTGATATGTTATATGATAAGGTATTATATTGATTCCAAAGTGAGCTAGAGAATAGAGGTGTAAGTTaaaatgaggcttttttttttcatttatttgtcTAACTTTCCAAATATTCCTACAGGTGACAAACTTCCAGTGTGGTGGATACTCGATTGGGATTAGCTGCAGTATTCTTCTAGCAGACCTTTTGGTGAAAGAGAAATTTCTCAATAGTTGGGCAAAAATACACAATAATATACTTTCTAGTAATAATGAACTCAAAAAGCCCTTATTTTACCTCCATCATCTTAAAAGGAATGGCTCTTCTCCTCCCAGCATAACTAGCTCAACTCCAAGAAAAGATTGCGTCAAAACCTTGCATTTCAAGGTCATtgttgaaaatgcaaattttgatGATGAAACGTGCAAGTCACTTGCATTGCATTGTGTTGAGGAGACAGAGTAGACTTGGTAGCAAAATGGATTAagagttttatttgtttgtgaAAGAAAACTCTTAAGGATATAATTGAGCTAGAaaagtgttaggacatatgtgattggatgttaggaacatatatcaacattttatgtattagctaatcctttgacaaaacgcactttacttgtaattgggtagatctagaatgtgtttaatacttcaagaaacaaggtttcaagtacAAGTGtaaaagtcatgcaagtctgttcaagaatcaagtgagaaagtgctggattttaaaactcgacggctaatatctatcgaggtttaacaGCTGCTGAAGCCCGTGGCTAGACAGCTAGCTTGATAGATgactatctatcaaggttataaaactcagtttttcagagctgtttttcatccaatctgtgagtatgtgtttgggctttttttcataaccctaaacatatataaggattattttaaaggtcgtaTTAGGTTGCACAggtaagagcacaattgcataagagcataattccacaagtataaccggaaacctagtttgccctagttcttgaagaagctattatgtttgtacaccgtagggttttgtaaccaagaaatttcgtgatcttcatcggttgaagaacagaagaactttgcagccaacatccttctcaagttggtgataaagtcaCGTATTGGAATCCGCACATCTTTttgttagtcacgtattgggagccgtgcaatacaaggagagattgtcactatagaacaagtccaattgggtattgaggtaagggttcaaccgtaagttggtataaggtattgggattcctttacttgtaaccgtttgttttgataatagtagattctcgggagtgttgaccttaaaatcatccggtggggtttttgctgtgtaggtttttcccattcgtaaacaaatcaccatgtcatttaatttttgctgcatatttagttatttggtaatttttttgtgttgccacgctcattgcatgtaattgaacttaattaatttacttagctaattaattggttaatttatcacaaggggtcaatacatttttggtctaTCAAAAAGTATTCCAAACATAAACATGTTAAGCCACAATTGAGTATCAAGACTCAAGTCACTTGTGCAAGTTGGGATGAATATTTAGGGGCCAAAGAGGTAGCATTTCGTGAAGGGAATAAGCCTATAAATGTTTCATATTGGATCGGGTCAGTTCTTGATGGTTTTGTCATGGCAATGCCACCTCTTAATCAGGCTACTCTTGGAGTGAACATTTTAGTGGCAATTCCTAATGAGAACGAACTTTAGGATGGGCCAGATGGTCAGAATTTCTTATatcttaatttgtttatttagttGGGTAAGAAAATGACCAGATCAATTTCATAATATGTCATCCTCATCTGAGTATGCTATCCCTTGAAAATGGTTTGCTATGCGGTTTAGTTTTAACACTGATTTGTAAGTCTTATGTAATGtgtatttgattaataaaagcGTGTTGTGTATTTGaatgatcaaaatacttttAAGTTGTTTGTAATTTGTTGAGGGCATTATTTCCACAACTAGAGCTCATAAAAATACTTATAAACCAAGCTCATATGGTCCAACAACAACCACCGGCGAATGTGCCTTAATTGTAAAAAACCCTCGAAAAGCCCCATTTGCTCAAAGGTTCGAGTCCCAACTCTTGCAACTTTGTGTTGTGGGCTGCTTTGGCATTTGGCCCAAGCTGGTTCAACGGTATAAAACGTGGGCGCGAGTAGTGGTATGCTATGTTGTGCACTGATGGTACTCTTGGGCTTACCTAACCTATACCTTGGGGCATGGGGCGACGATCACACACACAAGCCCctttttttgttcctaaaaaaaGGTCCAACACCAATTAATAACGAATTTTCAATCTGACTTTTTGCTATGCTGACTAAGCTCAAATGTGAAAAGAACCCAACAAAATGATACTTAAAAGATGTGGATTGAAGAGAAAATAGTGGCAGCTCTACATGCAAGCTAGGGCGGTCACAAGACCACCttgactttgaaaaaaatgtataaatacacttgccaaaaaaatattatatgctaaACTAACTTATTGTGATTACCCTAATAAAAATTTCgaacaccctgacttgagaattacaaaaatttgggttcaacaaaaataagagtagTGCTATTACATTcgcaacattttcataataatttcacaacaaatctaatGTGGTAAActgttattgattctaatttgagccaagtactaatattatttttttacctaccaATAACAGTTTttgcataagatttattattaaaatattatagacgTAGCATTACTTCAAAATTAATTCTACCTCCAAGCATaattcttaatcttttttttttaagcttacataacaataataaatattagcccaaataacaacaaacataaaccaaacaaaaacaatacaagaccaaacaacaagaagtgaaaaaattattcaacaaaaaacctattataaaacaaaaatataaattttgtaactCGTCCaacctattcaataaaaataatttctattttcatttttcctttaaaaaatggtacaaaaaaatattgtgggtaatttaaatttcttagtaaCCATCCTAAATAAAATTCCTAGAACCGCCACTGAAGGAAAAAGAGTCATTTTGCATCGATATGGGCCCCTAAACAATTCCCCATTAAGCTCGAAACACTGGTGAGAATCACGAATCCATATTAGATGCAATGTGCAGCACATAAACGCCCATGGAAGGACCAAAAACCTGTTGAACATAAACCCTTCACCCAACACACATTTCTCTTCCCAACAAAGAGAGTCAACCGGTTACTCTAAATCCCTCAATATCTATCA
Coding sequences within:
- the LOC142611982 gene encoding brassinosteroid-related acyltransferase 1-like, which codes for MASPYGITNVPKLTIEAVQTVVPYKVTDQRRPSRVLATDPIASGIFRRCLHVVLYYKNVSEEDSGWIFAGWAKESLGKAISEQPMLSGRLWRVEDGNGDLEIVSNDSGVRLIESQVAVTLSEFLEFKEKEEAEAQLVFWNDIDEHDPQFSPLFYVQVTNFQCGGYSIGISCSILLADLLVKEKFLNSWAKIHNNILSSNNELKKPLFYLHHLKRNGSSPPSITSSTPRKDCVKTLHFKVIVENANFDDETCKSLALHCVEETE